One Nocardia iowensis DNA window includes the following coding sequences:
- a CDS encoding DivIVA domain-containing protein yields the protein MLTLLLYVLIVGLVAAVLFLLASAVFGRAEELGPLPEGTTATVLPAEGISGADVRALRFQQVVRGYKASEVDWTLARLAARIDELQHQLAEAQAARWQTPVAPEPK from the coding sequence ATGCTCACGTTGCTGTTGTACGTGCTGATCGTTGGTCTGGTGGCCGCGGTGCTGTTCTTGCTCGCCAGTGCGGTGTTCGGGCGGGCCGAGGAACTGGGGCCGCTGCCGGAGGGGACCACGGCTACCGTGCTACCCGCCGAGGGGATCTCCGGGGCCGATGTGCGGGCGCTGCGATTCCAGCAGGTGGTGCGCGGCTACAAGGCGTCCGAGGTGGACTGGACGCTGGCCCGGCTGGCCGCCAGGATCGACGAGCTACAACACCAACTGGCCGAGGCGCAGGCCGCGCGGTGGCAGACACCGGTCGCGCCCGAGCCCAAGTGA
- the glgC gene encoding glucose-1-phosphate adenylyltransferase: MRSQPHVLGIVLAGGEGKRLFPLTADRAKPAVPFGGAYRLIDFVLSNLVNAGFLRLCVLTQYKSHSLDRHISQTWRLSGFGGEYITPVPAQQRLGPRWYTGSADAIMQSLNLIYDEDPDYIVVFGADHVYRMDPEQMVNHHIESGAGVTVAGIRVPRSEASAFGCIDSDESGRITQFLEKPAHPPGTPDDPNVTFASMGNYVFTTKVLVDSIKADADNSDSDHDMGGDIIPSLVASGQAGVYDFADNDVPGATERDRGYWRDVGTIDAFYDAHMDLVSVHPVFNLYNRHWPIRGAAENLPPAKFAQGGLAQECIVGAGSILSAATVRNSVLSSNVVIDDGATVEGSVLMPGVRIGRGAVVRRAILDKNVVVAEGEIIGVDLERDRERFAISNGGVVTVGKGVWV, from the coding sequence GTGAGGAGCCAGCCGCACGTACTCGGGATCGTGCTCGCCGGTGGCGAGGGCAAGCGACTCTTTCCACTCACGGCGGACCGCGCCAAACCAGCGGTGCCGTTCGGCGGCGCGTATCGACTGATCGATTTTGTCCTCAGCAACCTGGTCAACGCGGGTTTTCTGCGGCTGTGTGTGCTCACCCAGTACAAGTCGCACTCGCTGGACCGGCACATCTCGCAGACTTGGCGGCTGTCCGGTTTCGGGGGCGAATACATCACGCCGGTGCCCGCCCAGCAGCGGCTCGGTCCGCGCTGGTATACCGGCAGCGCCGACGCGATCATGCAGTCGTTGAACCTGATCTACGACGAGGACCCCGACTACATCGTGGTTTTCGGCGCCGACCACGTGTACCGGATGGATCCGGAGCAGATGGTCAACCATCACATCGAGTCCGGCGCCGGTGTCACGGTGGCGGGCATCAGGGTGCCGCGCAGCGAGGCCAGCGCGTTCGGCTGCATCGACTCCGACGAGTCCGGCCGGATCACCCAGTTCCTGGAGAAGCCCGCGCATCCGCCCGGCACGCCCGATGATCCCAATGTCACTTTTGCGTCAATGGGCAACTATGTCTTCACCACCAAGGTGCTGGTGGATTCGATCAAGGCCGACGCGGACAACTCCGACTCCGATCACGACATGGGCGGCGACATCATCCCGTCGCTGGTCGCGTCGGGCCAGGCCGGTGTCTACGACTTCGCCGACAACGACGTCCCCGGCGCGACCGAACGCGACCGCGGCTACTGGCGCGACGTCGGGACCATCGACGCCTTCTACGACGCGCACATGGACTTGGTCTCGGTGCACCCCGTTTTCAACCTCTACAACCGGCACTGGCCGATTCGCGGTGCCGCCGAGAACCTGCCGCCCGCCAAGTTCGCCCAGGGCGGGCTGGCCCAGGAGTGCATCGTCGGCGCTGGCAGCATCCTGTCGGCCGCGACGGTCCGCAATTCGGTGCTCAGCTCCAATGTGGTGATCGACGACGGTGCCACCGTCGAGGGCAGCGTGCTCATGCCCGGCGTCCGCATCGGCCGCGGCGCGGTGGTGCGCCGGGCCATCTTGGACAAGAACGTGGTCGTCGCCGAGGGCGAGATCATCGGTGTCGACCTGGAGCGTGATCGCGAGCGTTTCGCCATCAGCAACGGCGGCGTGGTTACCGTCGGCAAGGGCGTCTGGGTGTAG
- a CDS encoding lytic transglycosylase domain-containing protein — translation MGRHRKKPAVTVRRSSVIALTGLVPAGLVAVTAASDVGNGSQAAAAVEQHVPGDDQEAVGAKPQALVEPIATAEFVTNKMAKPGGPPVVKTVALKDGRQLAAMPAGPMGIPGIAVAAYENAERILAAENAGCAMPWSMLAGIGRVESTHAYGGKADADGNPISPVYGPVLDGSLAGNNVIRDSDDGELDGLAGYDRAIGPMQFLPQTWKRYAADGNGDGIADPQNLFDAALTAGKYLCDGGLNMRDFAQQSKAILRYNNSMAYVANVMAWETSYSSGVAPRAGDLPKI, via the coding sequence GTGGGGCGTCACCGAAAAAAGCCGGCTGTCACCGTCAGGCGCAGTTCCGTAATCGCATTGACCGGTTTGGTCCCCGCTGGACTCGTGGCAGTCACTGCCGCGTCCGATGTGGGAAATGGCAGTCAGGCCGCGGCAGCGGTCGAGCAGCACGTCCCGGGGGACGATCAGGAAGCAGTCGGGGCCAAACCGCAGGCCTTGGTGGAACCGATCGCCACGGCCGAATTCGTAACCAACAAGATGGCAAAGCCGGGCGGTCCGCCGGTGGTGAAAACCGTTGCGCTCAAAGATGGTCGGCAGCTCGCGGCAATGCCCGCCGGGCCGATGGGCATTCCCGGCATCGCGGTCGCGGCCTATGAGAACGCCGAACGCATCCTCGCCGCGGAGAACGCGGGCTGTGCCATGCCGTGGTCGATGCTCGCCGGAATCGGCCGCGTCGAATCCACGCACGCGTACGGCGGCAAAGCCGACGCCGACGGCAATCCGATCAGCCCGGTCTACGGCCCGGTGCTCGATGGAAGCCTGGCAGGCAACAACGTCATTCGCGATTCCGACGACGGCGAGCTGGACGGCTTGGCCGGTTACGACCGCGCCATCGGGCCGATGCAGTTCCTGCCGCAGACCTGGAAGCGCTACGCCGCCGACGGCAACGGCGACGGCATCGCCGATCCACAGAACCTCTTCGACGCGGCGCTGACCGCCGGAAAGTACCTGTGCGACGGCGGTTTGAACATGCGCGACTTCGCCCAGCAGTCCAAGGCGATCCTGCGCTACAACAACTCGATGGCCTACGTCGCGAACGTCATGGCCTGGGAAACCTCCTACAGCAGCGGAGTCGCACCACGGGCCGGGGACCTGCCCAAAATTTGA
- a CDS encoding O-methyltransferase gives MASNLERNLAYVEESVVEDEILVSARERATELGAVPVPPSVGALLSMYAQLLGAKAVVEVGTGAGISGLWLLDGMREDGTLTTIDSEPEHQRAAKEAFRTAEIPPARTRLINGRALDVLPRLADGAYDLVFIDAAPLEHPQYVTQAVRLLRAGGAILLHNALLGGRVPDAAQRDPATQAVRAATRAIAEDPELTSVLIPVGDGLLCASRG, from the coding sequence GTGGCATCGAATTTGGAGCGAAATCTCGCCTACGTGGAGGAATCCGTCGTGGAGGACGAGATCCTCGTCAGCGCGCGCGAACGGGCCACCGAACTCGGTGCGGTGCCCGTGCCGCCGTCGGTCGGGGCGCTGCTGAGTATGTACGCACAGTTGCTTGGCGCCAAGGCTGTGGTCGAGGTCGGTACCGGCGCGGGCATCAGCGGGCTGTGGCTGCTCGACGGCATGCGCGAGGACGGAACGCTGACCACCATCGATTCCGAGCCGGAGCATCAGCGCGCCGCCAAGGAGGCGTTTCGTACCGCCGAGATTCCGCCCGCGCGCACCCGTCTGATCAACGGCCGCGCGCTCGATGTGCTGCCCCGCCTCGCGGACGGCGCCTACGATTTGGTCTTCATCGACGCCGCACCGCTCGAGCATCCGCAATACGTCACCCAAGCGGTGCGGTTGTTGCGCGCGGGCGGCGCCATTCTGCTGCACAACGCGCTGCTCGGCGGGCGGGTACCCGATGCGGCGCAACGTGATCCGGCCACGCAGGCGGTGCGGGCGGCCACCCGCGCGATCGCCGAGGACCCGGAGCTCACCAGTGTGCTGATTCCGGTCGGCGACGGATTGCTCTGCGCTTCACGCGGCTGA
- a CDS encoding DUF3117 domain-containing protein, giving the protein MAAMKPRTGDGPLEATKEGRGIVMRVPLEGGGRLVVELTPDEAAALGDELKSVTS; this is encoded by the coding sequence ATGGCGGCCATGAAGCCCCGTACCGGGGACGGTCCCCTCGAGGCAACCAAGGAAGGGCGTGGAATCGTCATGCGGGTTCCACTCGAGGGTGGCGGGCGTTTGGTCGTCGAACTCACGCCGGACGAGGCCGCGGCGCTCGGCGACGAACTGAAGAGTGTCACCAGCTGA
- the sigE gene encoding RNA polymerase sigma factor SigE, with protein sequence MVDAAREHATLPEQILPIESEADEAVDLTGTAAFDATGDRAAMPSWDDLVREHADRVYRLAYRLSGDAQDAEDLTQETFIRVFRSLSNYQPGTFEGWLHRITTNLFLDMVRRRNRIRMEALPEDYDRVPSEGPDPEQAYHDARLDPDLQRALDSLAPEFRAAVVLCDIEGLSYEEIGATLGVKLGTVRSRIHRGRQALRDYLAHNGSEQRFAAEANIG encoded by the coding sequence ATGGTCGATGCGGCGCGTGAGCACGCCACCCTGCCAGAGCAGATTCTGCCGATCGAGTCCGAGGCCGACGAGGCCGTGGATCTCACCGGTACCGCTGCCTTCGATGCCACCGGTGACCGGGCGGCCATGCCGTCCTGGGACGACCTGGTCCGCGAACACGCCGACCGCGTCTACCGGCTGGCCTACCGCCTGTCCGGCGATGCGCAAGACGCCGAGGATCTCACCCAGGAGACCTTCATCCGCGTGTTCCGCTCGCTGTCCAATTACCAGCCGGGCACCTTCGAGGGCTGGTTGCACCGCATCACCACGAACCTGTTCCTCGACATGGTTCGCCGCCGCAACCGCATTCGGATGGAAGCGCTGCCGGAGGACTACGACCGGGTCCCATCCGAAGGTCCCGACCCGGAGCAGGCCTATCACGACGCCCGCCTCGACCCGGATCTGCAACGTGCGCTGGATTCGCTCGCGCCGGAATTCCGCGCCGCTGTCGTGCTGTGTGACATCGAAGGACTCTCCTACGAGGAAATCGGCGCTACGCTCGGCGTGAAGCTCGGTACGGTGCGCAGCCGCATTCATCGCGGGCGACAGGCACTGCGCGACTACCTTGCGCATAATGGAAGTGAGCAGCGGTTCGCCGCTGAAGCAAACATCGGGTGA
- the tatB gene encoding Sec-independent protein translocase protein TatB, producing the protein MFSNIGWSEMMILLVAALVILGPERLPGAVRWTTRSLRQVRDYASGATAQLKDELGPEFEDFRKPLADLNELRGMTPRSMVTKHLLNGDDSIFRNMEDALPDKKDLYGTNSGMPDYPMPKLEKPLERNERPPIDTDAT; encoded by the coding sequence GTGTTCAGCAACATCGGCTGGAGCGAGATGATGATCTTGCTCGTCGCCGCCCTCGTGATCCTCGGACCGGAGCGACTGCCCGGCGCGGTTCGCTGGACCACGCGCAGCCTGCGTCAGGTGCGCGACTACGCCAGCGGCGCGACCGCACAGCTGAAGGACGAGCTCGGCCCGGAGTTCGAGGATTTCCGCAAGCCGCTGGCCGACCTGAACGAGCTGCGCGGCATGACCCCGCGCTCGATGGTGACCAAACACCTTCTCAACGGCGACGATTCGATCTTCCGCAACATGGAGGACGCGCTGCCGGACAAGAAGGATCTCTACGGCACGAACAGCGGAATGCCGGACTATCCGATGCCCAAATTGGAAAAACCGCTGGAGCGCAACGAACGTCCACCGATCGACACCGACGCTACGTGA
- a CDS encoding zf-HC2 domain-containing protein, whose product MSGDSSTSGRRPPRFRPTEHLASEAVAAYVDGELRMNAYLRAAQHLSECPECAAEVDAQQQARVALRQSGPISIPTGLHDSLTRIPLADLPGGASSQTSGSTGTPRNEAVFGFLTDSFAATRWTTWWRK is encoded by the coding sequence ATGAGTGGCGACTCCAGCACGTCCGGTCGTCGTCCGCCTCGATTCCGTCCCACCGAGCATCTGGCCAGCGAAGCGGTCGCGGCCTATGTGGACGGCGAGTTGCGGATGAACGCCTATCTGCGTGCCGCCCAACATCTTTCTGAGTGCCCGGAATGCGCGGCCGAGGTCGACGCGCAACAGCAGGCGCGCGTCGCGCTGCGCCAATCGGGCCCGATCTCCATTCCCACGGGTCTGCACGACAGCCTGACCCGAATTCCGCTCGCCGATCTCCCCGGCGGCGCGTCGAGCCAGACGTCCGGATCCACCGGGACTCCGCGCAACGAGGCGGTTTTCGGCTTTCTGACCGATTCGTTCGCCGCGACTCGGTGGACTACGTGGTGGCGCAAGTAG
- a CDS encoding putative RNA methyltransferase — protein sequence MSPADTSALTALAGLLACPECALGLEPHARVLRCGHGHSFDIAKQGYVSLLTGASTKMTGDTAAMLDARAAFQGGGHFAPIAAAVAEAVGSDAHASDTVLEVGAGTGYYLAGALDAAPSTLGIALDVAKPAARRCARAHPRAASVLADAWSGLPVRDGTLRAVLSVFAPRNPAEVARVLAENGRFVVATPTERHLAELVGPLGMVTVDPDKDRRLDTAMSGHFVAVDRVLVEYPMKLTKGDVANVVGMGPSAHHVGTEDSRIAAFADATEVTASVVVSSYRPA from the coding sequence GTGTCACCAGCTGATACCTCGGCGCTGACAGCGCTGGCCGGTCTACTGGCCTGCCCGGAATGCGCACTCGGACTCGAGCCGCATGCTCGGGTATTGCGGTGTGGACACGGACACAGTTTCGACATAGCCAAGCAGGGCTATGTCAGCCTGCTGACCGGCGCGTCGACCAAGATGACCGGCGACACCGCGGCCATGCTGGACGCGCGTGCCGCCTTTCAAGGTGGGGGACATTTCGCGCCGATCGCCGCCGCGGTAGCAGAGGCGGTCGGGTCGGACGCGCATGCGTCCGACACCGTGCTGGAGGTGGGCGCGGGCACCGGCTACTACCTGGCCGGTGCGCTCGACGCCGCGCCTTCGACCCTGGGGATCGCGCTGGACGTGGCCAAACCGGCCGCCCGGCGCTGCGCCCGCGCCCATCCACGGGCGGCATCGGTCCTCGCCGACGCCTGGAGCGGCTTGCCCGTCCGCGACGGCACCCTGCGCGCGGTGCTGTCGGTGTTCGCACCACGCAATCCGGCCGAGGTCGCCCGCGTGCTCGCCGAGAACGGCCGGTTCGTCGTCGCCACACCCACCGAACGCCACCTCGCCGAACTGGTCGGCCCGCTCGGCATGGTGACGGTCGACCCGGACAAGGACCGCAGGCTCGACACCGCCATGTCCGGTCACTTCGTGGCGGTCGATCGTGTCCTGGTGGAGTACCCGATGAAACTCACCAAGGGCGACGTGGCGAATGTTGTGGGCATGGGTCCGTCCGCCCACCACGTCGGCACCGAGGACTCGCGCATCGCCGCCTTCGCGGACGCGACCGAAGTCACTGCCTCCGTCGTGGTCTCCAGCTACCGACCGGCATAG
- the glgA gene encoding glycogen synthase, with the protein MLTREYPPEVYGGAGVHVTQLTAQLRQLCEVTVHCMGVARSDAVVHQPDPQLYAANAAVQMMSAQLRMADAAGQVDVVHSHTWYTGLAGHLAGTLYGIPHVLTAHSLEPRRPWKAEQLGGGYRLSSWSERNAVEHADAIIAVSEGMRHDVLDAYPAVDPDRVHVVHNGIDAGIWHPGPVAAGARPVLAVLGVRPEQPIVAFVGRITRQKGVGHLLAAARDFDKDIQLVLCAGAPDTKELEAETAAAVEELQRSRGNVFWVREMLPTEQIRQILAATTVFVCPSVYEPLGIVNLEAMACATAVVASDVGGIPEVVADGRTGRLVHYDPAAPEEYEQALATAINEVAGDPALAAEFGAAGRARAIAEFDWSQIAAQTVQVYEQVRKI; encoded by the coding sequence ATGCTGACCCGCGAGTACCCACCCGAGGTCTACGGCGGGGCCGGGGTACATGTGACGCAGTTGACTGCGCAGTTGCGGCAGCTGTGTGAAGTCACCGTGCACTGCATGGGTGTCGCGCGCTCCGATGCCGTAGTGCACCAACCCGATCCGCAGCTCTACGCCGCCAACGCCGCGGTACAGATGATGTCGGCACAGCTGCGCATGGCCGACGCCGCCGGGCAGGTGGACGTCGTGCACTCGCACACCTGGTACACCGGCCTGGCCGGGCACCTGGCGGGCACGCTCTATGGCATCCCACACGTGCTCACCGCGCATTCGCTGGAGCCACGACGGCCGTGGAAGGCCGAACAGCTCGGCGGTGGCTACCGGCTCTCGTCCTGGTCGGAACGCAACGCGGTTGAGCACGCGGACGCGATCATCGCGGTGAGCGAGGGCATGCGCCACGACGTGCTCGACGCCTATCCCGCGGTCGACCCGGATCGGGTGCACGTCGTGCACAACGGCATCGACGCGGGCATCTGGCATCCGGGACCGGTGGCGGCGGGCGCGCGGCCGGTGCTCGCCGTGCTCGGTGTGCGGCCCGAGCAGCCGATCGTGGCGTTCGTCGGCCGGATCACCCGGCAGAAGGGCGTCGGGCATCTGCTCGCCGCGGCCCGCGACTTCGACAAGGACATCCAGCTGGTGCTGTGCGCGGGCGCGCCGGACACCAAGGAGTTGGAGGCGGAGACGGCCGCCGCGGTCGAGGAGTTGCAGCGCAGCCGGGGCAATGTGTTCTGGGTGCGCGAGATGCTGCCCACCGAGCAGATCCGGCAGATCTTGGCCGCGACGACGGTGTTCGTGTGTCCGTCGGTCTACGAGCCGCTCGGCATCGTCAACTTGGAGGCGATGGCGTGTGCGACCGCGGTGGTCGCCTCGGATGTCGGCGGCATTCCGGAGGTCGTCGCCGACGGCCGGACCGGACGGCTGGTGCACTACGACCCGGCCGCGCCCGAGGAGTACGAGCAGGCGTTGGCCACGGCCATCAATGAGGTGGCCGGTGATCCCGCATTGGCCGCCGAGTTCGGTGCGGCAGGGCGGGCGCGGGCGATTGCCGAATTCGATTGGTCCCAGATCGCGGCGCAGACCGTCCAGGTGTACGAACAGGTCCGAAAAATCTGA
- a CDS encoding S1C family serine protease, producing MTERSEGSKGTAADRGNLRPPDAPVLGPRPVYRPHVDTHTARAFRRPTGLSGSFAEPLPRSSAQAASQDVQNRPPDAVLAEAFGRPAGSTELLQRDPDAADDTAPAAGPVDPWRDPTSAARLGAPAVPTPKSEPLPQAQRLSAREVLFGSRVAPKALALLAVVALAIGVLGGLVGRLTAEQASTLTSRKVTLEQAADPEQPHSQIAKVANAVLPAVVSIRVTVGENGATGSGVVIDGAGYIATNNHVVSMAAQDKTNKAAIQVQFSDGTRVPANIVGRDPKSDLAVLKVDVKNLTVAKLGKSNDVQVGDEVLAIGSPLGLSKTVTSGIVSALHRPVKLQGEGSDTNAVIDAVQTDASINPGNSGGALVDMEGRLIGINTAIRSETGGSVGLGFAIPVDRATEVAQTLIRDGKIHHPTLGVSLRSKVVANEQMSGAEVADVAPGGPAARAGIVEKDVIVKVGDREVTGPDELVVAVQSRRIGETVNVVLIRDGRQVDVSVTLESD from the coding sequence GTGACTGAGCGTAGCGAGGGATCCAAAGGCACAGCGGCCGACAGGGGGAACCTGCGGCCGCCGGACGCGCCCGTCCTGGGGCCGCGCCCGGTCTACCGACCCCATGTCGACACCCACACCGCCCGTGCCTTCCGCAGGCCCACCGGTCTGTCCGGATCGTTCGCCGAGCCGCTCCCCCGTAGCTCCGCGCAGGCCGCGAGCCAGGACGTGCAGAACCGCCCGCCGGACGCGGTGCTCGCCGAGGCGTTCGGACGCCCGGCAGGTTCCACCGAACTCTTGCAGCGCGACCCGGACGCCGCCGACGACACCGCGCCCGCGGCAGGCCCCGTCGACCCGTGGCGCGACCCGACCTCCGCCGCACGGCTCGGCGCGCCCGCGGTACCGACGCCGAAATCCGAGCCGCTGCCGCAGGCGCAGCGCCTGAGCGCCCGCGAGGTCCTGTTCGGTTCCCGCGTCGCCCCCAAGGCCCTTGCCCTGCTCGCGGTCGTCGCCCTCGCCATCGGCGTGCTCGGCGGCCTGGTCGGCCGACTGACCGCCGAGCAGGCCTCCACGCTCACCTCCCGCAAAGTCACGCTGGAGCAGGCCGCCGACCCCGAACAGCCGCACAGCCAGATCGCCAAGGTCGCCAACGCGGTGCTGCCCGCCGTCGTGTCCATCCGGGTCACCGTCGGCGAGAACGGCGCCACCGGCTCCGGCGTGGTGATCGACGGCGCTGGCTACATCGCGACCAACAACCACGTGGTCTCGATGGCCGCGCAGGACAAGACCAACAAGGCCGCCATCCAGGTCCAGTTCTCCGACGGCACCCGCGTGCCCGCCAATATCGTCGGGCGCGATCCGAAGTCCGATCTAGCCGTGCTCAAGGTCGACGTGAAGAACCTCACCGTCGCCAAGCTCGGTAAGTCCAACGACGTCCAGGTCGGCGACGAAGTGCTGGCCATCGGCTCCCCGCTCGGCCTGAGCAAGACGGTGACCTCCGGCATCGTCAGCGCGCTGCACCGCCCGGTGAAACTGCAGGGCGAAGGCAGCGATACCAACGCGGTGATCGACGCGGTGCAGACCGACGCCTCGATCAACCCGGGTAACTCCGGTGGCGCGCTGGTGGACATGGAGGGCAGGCTCATCGGCATCAACACCGCGATCCGCAGCGAGACCGGCGGCTCGGTCGGCCTCGGCTTCGCCATCCCGGTGGACCGGGCCACCGAGGTGGCGCAGACGCTGATCCGCGACGGCAAGATCCACCACCCGACACTCGGCGTCAGCCTGCGCAGCAAGGTGGTCGCGAACGAGCAGATGAGTGGCGCCGAGGTGGCCGACGTCGCGCCGGGCGGGCCCGCTGCCAGGGCCGGGATCGTCGAGAAGGACGTGATCGTGAAGGTGGGCGATCGCGAGGTGACCGGTCCGGACGAACTCGTGGTCGCGGTGCAGTCACGCCGGATCGGCGAGACGGTGAACGTGGTATTGATCCGCGACGGCAGGCAGGTGGACGTGTCCGTCACGCTGGAATCCGACTGA
- a CDS encoding Mrp/NBP35 family ATP-binding protein: MPVVTESDVRGALAKVDDPEIRKPITELGMVKSVAISPDSNVHIEIYLTTAGCPLRTEIIQRVTKAVADVSGVGAVTVDLDVMNDEQRTNLRKQLRGDSADPVIPFAQPGSLTRVYAVASGKGGVGKSSVTVNLAAAMAARGLSVGVLDADIYGHSIPRMLGTDARPTQVEKMIMPPQAHGVKMISIAQFTQGNTPVVWRGPMLHRALQQFLADVFWGDLDVLLLDLPPGTGDIAISIAQLIPGAEILVVTTPQIAAAEVAERAGAIALQTRQRIAGVVENMSWLDLPDGSRMELYGSGGGQVVADRLTRAVGADVPLLGQIPIEQAVREAGDEGTPIVLRDPDSPAAKALLDVADKLAVRRRGLAGMSLNIDTTRR; encoded by the coding sequence ATGCCAGTAGTTACGGAATCGGATGTGCGGGGCGCTCTCGCAAAGGTCGACGATCCGGAGATCCGCAAGCCGATCACCGAACTGGGCATGGTGAAAAGCGTCGCGATCAGCCCCGACAGCAATGTCCACATCGAGATCTACCTGACCACCGCGGGTTGCCCGCTGCGCACCGAAATCATCCAGCGGGTCACCAAGGCTGTCGCCGACGTCTCCGGCGTCGGCGCGGTCACCGTCGATCTCGACGTGATGAACGACGAGCAACGCACCAACCTGCGTAAACAGCTGCGTGGCGACTCGGCGGACCCGGTCATTCCGTTCGCCCAGCCCGGCTCGCTGACCCGGGTGTACGCGGTCGCGTCCGGCAAGGGTGGGGTCGGGAAATCCAGCGTCACAGTCAATCTCGCGGCGGCCATGGCCGCCCGCGGCCTCTCGGTCGGCGTGCTGGACGCCGACATCTACGGCCACTCGATCCCCCGCATGCTCGGCACCGACGCTCGACCGACCCAGGTCGAGAAGATGATCATGCCGCCGCAGGCGCACGGCGTGAAGATGATCTCCATCGCGCAGTTCACCCAGGGCAACACCCCGGTGGTGTGGCGCGGCCCGATGCTGCACCGCGCGCTGCAACAGTTCCTCGCCGACGTGTTCTGGGGCGATCTGGACGTGCTGCTGCTGGATTTGCCGCCGGGCACCGGCGACATCGCCATCTCGATCGCCCAGCTGATCCCCGGCGCCGAGATCCTGGTCGTCACCACCCCGCAGATCGCGGCCGCCGAGGTGGCCGAGCGGGCGGGCGCCATCGCGCTGCAGACCCGGCAACGGATCGCGGGCGTGGTGGAGAACATGTCCTGGCTCGACCTGCCCGACGGCAGCCGGATGGAGCTTTATGGTTCCGGCGGCGGTCAAGTGGTCGCCGACCGGCTGACCCGCGCCGTCGGCGCCGACGTGCCGCTGCTCGGCCAGATCCCGATCGAGCAGGCGGTTCGCGAAGCGGGCGACGAGGGCACCCCGATCGTGCTGCGCGACCCCGACTCCCCCGCCGCCAAGGCACTGCTCGACGTCGCCGACAAACTCGCCGTCCGCCGCCGCGGCCTGGCGGGCATGTCCCTCAACATCGACACCACCCGCCGCTAG
- a CDS encoding DNA-3-methyladenine glycosylase I: protein MSAADLAAVEGDGRIRCAWPLQTRLYRDYHDYEWGKPLHGDDALFERLCLEAFQSGLAWITILRKRPAFREAFAGFSIERVAEFDEADVARLLADTGIVRNRLKIEAAIGNARVARDLDIGLDELLWSFAPARRPRPATSADVPASTPESVALAKELKRRGFRFVGPTTAYALMQATGMVDDHLADCWVGSDVSDTVRPVTF from the coding sequence GTGAGCGCGGCCGACCTCGCCGCAGTCGAGGGCGACGGCCGAATCCGCTGTGCCTGGCCGCTGCAAACCCGGCTGTACCGCGATTACCACGACTACGAGTGGGGAAAGCCGCTGCACGGCGACGACGCGCTCTTCGAGCGACTATGCCTGGAAGCTTTCCAATCGGGACTGGCGTGGATCACCATCCTGCGCAAGCGACCGGCCTTCCGGGAAGCGTTTGCCGGGTTCTCGATCGAACGCGTCGCCGAGTTCGACGAGGCCGATGTGGCGCGCCTGCTCGCCGACACCGGCATCGTGCGGAACCGGCTGAAAATCGAGGCCGCGATCGGCAACGCCCGAGTTGCCCGTGACCTCGATATCGGACTGGACGAACTGCTCTGGTCGTTCGCACCTGCGCGCCGGCCGCGCCCGGCAACCAGCGCCGATGTGCCCGCCAGCACACCCGAATCCGTAGCTCTGGCAAAAGAATTGAAGCGGCGCGGGTTCCGCTTCGTCGGGCCGACAACGGCCTACGCACTGATGCAGGCGACCGGGATGGTAGACGATCACCTGGCCGATTGCTGGGTCGGTAGTGACGTGTCCGACACAGTCCGACCGGTCACTTTTTGA